In Rhinolophus ferrumequinum isolate MPI-CBG mRhiFer1 chromosome 3, mRhiFer1_v1.p, whole genome shotgun sequence, the DNA window AGGGTGAATGAGTGCATCGAGCTCACGGTCTCCTGGCTTTCTCTCTTAGACTTGTCCTGTTTTTTCCCAGGTGCCATGAGGAAGCCTCGCCGGAAGTCACGGCAGAATGCCGAGGGCCGGCGTTCCCCATCCCCCTACAGTCTCAAGTGCTCACCCACCCGGGAGACCCTGACCTATGCCCAGGCCCAGCGGATTGTTGAGGTGGACATTGATGGCCGCCTGCATCGTATCAGCATCTATGACCCACTGAAGATCATCACGGAGGATGAGCTGACTGCGCAGGATATCACTGAATGCAATAGTAACAAGGAAAACAGTGAGCAGCCCCAGTTCCCTGGCAAGTCCAAAAAACCCTCATCCAAGGGCAAGAAGAAGGAGTCGTGCTCCAAGCATGCATCGGGCGCCTCCTTCCACCTCCCGCAGCCCAGCTTCCGCGTGGTGGACTCGGGCAGTCAGGCCGCAGCGCCCCCGCTGCCCGCTGCCTACTACCGCTACATGGAGAAGCCGCCTGAAGACCTGGATGCAGAGGTGGAGTATGACATGGATGAGGAGGACCTCGCCTGGCTGGACATGGTGAATGAGAAGCGGCGACTAGATGGGCACAGTTTGGTGTCAGCGGACACCTTTGAGCTGCTGGTGGACCGGCTAGAGAAGGAGTCATACTTGGAGAGCCGCAGCAGTGGGGCCCAGCAGTCACTCATTGATGAAGACGCTTTCTGCTGCGTGTGCCTGGATGACGAATGCCACAATAGCAACGTCATTCTCTTCTGTGACATCTGCAACTTGGCGGTCCACCAGGAATGCTACGGCGTCCCGTACATCCCCGAGGGGCAGTGGCTCTGCCGCTGCTGCCTGCAGTCTCCCTCCCGGCCTGTGGATTGCATCCTCTGCCCCAATAAAGGCGGCGCCTTCAAACAGACCAGCGACGGGCACTGGGCCCACGTGGTGTGTGCCATCTGGATCCCTGAAGTCTGCTTCGCTAACACCGTGTTCCTGGAGCCCATCGAGGGCATCGACAACATCCCACCTGCCCGCTGGAAACTAACCTGCTATATATGCAAGCAGAAGGGGCTGGGCGCAGCCATCCAGTGCCATAAGGTAAACTGCTACACCGCCTTCCATGTGACGTGTGCGCAGCGGGCCGGGCTCTTCATGAAGATCGAACCCATGCGTGAGACCAGCCTCAATGGCACCATCTTCACAGTGCGCAAGACCGCCTTCTGCGAGGCCCACTCGCCGCCGGGGGCTGCCACCGCTAGGAGGAAGGGCGACTCCCCGGGAAGCCTCAgtgaggctggggaggaggaagcaCTGAaggagggctgtggggaggacgaagagaaggaagaggtggaagaggaggaggaagatgaaggcCAAGGTGGAGTAGGTGGCCCCCTCAAGGGAGCGTCCAAGAAGAGCAAGATGACTTTGAAGCAAAAGATCAAGAAGGAGCCGGAAGAAATGGGTCGAGACACACCCTCCACTGTCCCTTTGGTCACTGTCCCACAGATACCCTCTTACAGGTGAGCCTGCCTAGGAGGGCTCCCTAGGGACTCATGGTTTCTTCTTGGGCTGGTTTTGGCCCAGGGCCAGGCCTCCTTCCCCAAACCCTGTTGGTGAACGTCTATCCTCTTCTGTGCCCTCAAATTTCTCCTTTGGACCCTGGGCTCGCTTGGCCTGGTTTGCGATTTTGATTTGTCCTCAGAACAATGTATTTCCTTTGGTTCAAGGTGAGACAAACACTTCAAGTTGCTTAGGAACTCAGGTGACAGGATATCTAAGGCAGTATTTTTCAACAGGGGCACAAGTGGCATTTTGGACAGGTGATTCATCATTGTTAGGACTGTTCCATGCATTTCTAGATGTTTAGCATCTCTACTTTTTGTAAGTGCCAGTTGCATCCCCTCCCTCATTGCCTGGTCTTTGTGACAACCTCAAACACTCCCCACATTTGTTTCCAAAATCTCTACAGTGATAAAACTACTTCCAAATGCGAACAGCTATTTTAAGGGGTCTGTATGGGTTTCTGCTGTCCCGAAAGTTTGGTCCTGGGAATCCTGGGGACATTGTGTgaaggggtggtggggtggggaggccatGCTATTTCTCCTCTTGAAAAGCTTGTAGATTTAGGGGAAAGAGGATCACTCAGTTCCGCTGTGTAACTAAGCCTCCTTGACCCCTACTGAGTGTGTAGAGAGACCAGTGTACCTGTTAAACCATCGGAGAGGTAGGTAGCTGGAGCTGTTGGAGGGATGGgaagttggcagagaagcaagaGATGGAAGATTTTCCAGCAGAGGCTCATCTCAAGGGTGATGTGCATTAATAAGTATACAGTGGTAGAGCAGGAAGGAATCTTGGAGATTATTCATCTAATGTAGTCCTTGCACCTTCTCCCACACccccagatgaagaaactgcgGCCACGGGAGGTAAAGTTGTTcactcctttattcattcaatgaaatatttattgagcacttactatatgccaagtcCTGTTCTAAGGGCTGCAACCAGGTGAAAAGCAGCAGACTCGACCACAAGCTGAGGTTCATGACGCCCGTTGGTTCTGTACCTGCTGTCTATCTCTCTGGATGAGAAGGATAGGGAGAAAGGAGTCCTGGAGAGTAGTTGGGAGTGAGTTCTATGAAGGGAACAGGCAACCAGATTTGTCAGTCTGGGAAGAAGACACGAGCAGACAAGGTCAGGAGGGAGAGGTTCTTGTTGCAAACCATGGCTTGAGTTAGAATTCAGTCGAATTGAAAATGTATCTTCTAGGCACGGAGCTGTCCTAGACGACCCCCTTCCCTGAGGTGAGTGGGTGAGTGCTTAGTCCCCATCTAGAGGGCGGTTGTGTCCTGAGCTTGACTTTGTCAGTTTGTTCTCGTCGATGTCTGTCTCTTGCAAGGGGACAGCACAGCATGCTGGCTAAGAACCAGACAGACCTGCATTTGAATCCTGCTTCTATCACTAACTACCTGTGTGACTGTTGGCAAGTTATGTAACTTCTTTAAGCCTTAGTGTATTTATCTGTAAATgaacctacctcacagggttgttgtgagaaataaatgagataatacaagtaaagcacttagcacagtgcctggcaaatagtaagcgctcaataaatagtggctgctgctgctgctatttttttattattattctttctcctACCTGCACAAATGCTCTTGGGACCCTCCATGGCCAAGAGGTTGTAGGGCGGGCGGGGGGCTGCCTGCATCTGGGCAGGTGTGCTTGGCATGGGCATTGGTGGGGGATCTGTCCTTTGGGGAAAGGCCAGGCCTTGATTTTGTAAGCTTGGCTTTGGAGCAGGAATGTCTGACCGGGGGAAGGCGCAGGCCCAGGTGAGCAATGTCCAGTCCAAGATGCCCTCCTCCTTAGGTTCTACCTTCTTGTTGAGCCACGCTTATCTTTCAGTGCAGGGAGATGAAGAGAAAAGCGGTGACAACACCGCAGGAGCCCTGAGGCCTTGCTTACCCGGTAGATGCCCACTTAGGGAGCACAGCGAGGTATAGCAGTGAGATCGTGGAGGCAAAGCCCACGCAGCCCCCCACCTTATTAGCTGCCTCAGTGACTCGGACGCTTTATTCAGTCTCTGTTCCTAAGCTGCCTTTCCATCTTTCATAACATGGGCATGATGTCAGCCACCTTTTAGTGTTAGGATAGAGATTGTGGGCTCTCAGTTCCCTGCCtacccccttcccttccccccacacTTACTGGCTTAAATCCTGACCTTAAGACTTCTCTTTTAGGGTAGTTCAGCCAGTTAAGTTTTCAGATTCTCCATCCTCTTGTACCTTGagatccatttttttaaaaaaaatttgattcaaaaggaaacatttttaggCTGCTGAGGTTTTCCATGAAAACCCAGAGGTCAGACAACTCCAAGGGGTTGCTTTTGGCTCGGAAAGGCGTAGCCTGCTGTACTCCTACTAGTTTTCCTTCCAGCTTGGCCATGGACTACTACTCCCTGGTCTGGTGGGACCTTCAGCCACAGGAAATAGTGACCACATTGTCCAAAGCTTACTCAAGTTCCTGTTCTCTTTCGCTGCCTTTATCGAGAGGAGACGGGGGGTGTTGGGACACAGGCCTGTTTCTCAGGAGTCCAGGACCATAGGAAATGGGTTTCTGGGAGAGGGTTCTTGGAGGATTGCAAAGCAGGAGCGGGGAGGTCCAGTGTAATACGCTGAATCTGAGCTGCTTACCTTTGCTGTCCTTCTCAAGCCTTCCCTGAGGTGAGGCGTTTGGCCACTTGAGTCTGTCTTCCTCTGTAAGGTTCAGAAATGAACCCGGGTCTGGCGAGGAGGCCGTCATCTGGCTGCCCACTGACCCTGTCTTTCACTCCCTGTGCCTCTACTCAAGGTTGAACAAGATCTGTAGTGGTCTCTCCTTTCAGAGGAAAAACCAGTTCATGCAGCGGCTTCACAACTACTGGCTGTTGAAACGGCAGGCACGGAATGGCGTCCCCCTCATCCGGCGCCTACACTCCCACCTGCAGTCCCAAAGGAACGCCGAGCAGGTGGGTGAAACGGCGATGTGAAAGTGGTAGGGTGACGGAGGTGGAGTGGTGGTGTTGTCAACCTCCCAAACCCGCTGGAGCTTTTGCCTATAGGTCGTTTACCTCCAGAACAACCTCCCACCCCACAGAGCTCTTCACGTCAGACAGCAGCGCCTGGATGGGAGAGGCTTGACTCTGGAGCACATTCTAGGGGAGAGTGGAGAGCAAACCCCACTTTCTGTACGTGGCGGGAAACCCTTTAGATGtggcaggaaggaagaagtggGCTGAGAGAGAGCCAGGCAGCCATATTGTGAATCAGGAAAACATGCGCTTTCCTCAAAACACTACACTGTCCTCTGCCAACCAACGTTTCGTAGAAAATGTACCATCTAAGTCGTAGCGCACAGCCTGCCCCGTCGTGGTGTCCTGTAGCCACTAGCAGCTGGAGATGCTCCATGTGTAGTGGTTGCTGAGAAGGTTCCTGAGAgactttctaaacatttttagttCCCGCACCCTCTTCACCTGCTCCGTGACGTCTACCTTTAAATATTCCCACTCTGCCTCTCCAGACAGGAAGCAGAGCTCCACATGGCTAAGGTGCCCCCTGATTTCCCTTTTGCCTTTGGTAACTGACGTCCTGAAGTGCACGTCTGTATGTGTGGTCCCTTTGGTTCCAAAGGAGGCCTTCCTTGCTCTTTGTTCATCCAGGTCCATCACTACATGTGAAAACCTGGTAAGACTGCCTCCCcctggaagccttccctggccttACCCCACCCACTCTGATCTTCTCTATTTCATATCCTCTCAGCATTGTACATTCAGCCTACTGATCAGTTTTTGTTGTCTTGATGCTACTGCCGGTATGCCCTGTGCGTCAAACCCTGAGCCTCTTCCTTCCCCGACCACACTGACCGCTGCTAGGGCTGGAATCatgtttttggtggtggtggtggtggtgatggtgttttAAAGTACGTTCAAGTCAGTTAGTACAAGCTTGTGGTAAGCACaccttgttttctaaaattgaaaCTCTAGGGTGAAATGCTTTCCACCCTGAGGTGTCTGTTAGTTTCTTTCTGAAAGTCTTTCCAGCCCTGAGGGGCGCAGCTGCTCTCTGGTGTCCCCAAGGGTAGGGGGAAGCTGTCTAGATCTCACCTCAGCCATGGTGCTTGTGCTGCAGTGAAAAAACACTGTTATAAGGTCGGGGAAGCACAGGAGGCAGGAATGGGGTGAAGAGAGGGTGGAGGGCTCTCAGGGACTGTGGTCAAGAAAGGGGTTGGGGCGCTTACCTGCCGTGAGGTCCCGTGAGGCTCGAACAGGGAGAAGACTTTGGGTGGGAAGGTGGTCCCtagctcctcccttctcccttttccttcccttctgcaGCGAGAGCAGGATGAGAAAACGAGTGCAGTGAAGGAAGAGCTGAAATACTGGCAGAAGCTCCGGCACGACCTGGAGCGCGCGCGGCTGCTGATTGAGCTGATTCGGAAAAGAGAGAAACTCAAGCGGGAGCAGGTGAGGAGCTCCGAGCCCCAGGGCTCTTGTTCAAGAACTTTTTCTTCCACCATCAGTGTGTTATCAGGAGACCTGGAGCCTTTGCCTGGCGTCAGCTTTCGCCCCTTCCTGCCCAGCCCGATGGGCCCCACGGCCCGCCTGCTCTGTGTTGGGTGTGGTGCTGCTGATGGCTTTTACTGGGAGTGCGGCTTCTGCTGGCCTCAAGCATAAGCTTCATATCATCCGCCTGAGCTCAACCGTGGAGAGGATGACTCAGAGactctggggggcggggggcctgGCCTTGAGTGTTTTAGAAAGCTGCTCAGGCCATTCGGGGGGGTAGGGAGGCATCACCTCTGGCCTGGGAGCTTCTAAATGTTCTTACTAGGCACTTAAACACTTACGGTCCTGAAGCATTTAAATTTCCCAGTCTCTATTCAAGGAGATTCTAAGCCTCTGAGCGTGGGGAGTGTTGAGATAGGTAGTATCACATAGGGGTAAGGAATATGAACTGTGGCaccaaactgcctgggttcaaatcctggatcTGCCACTTACTACTTGTGTGACATTGAGTAAGTTGCCTAATCTCcttatacctcagtttcctcgactgtaaaatgggagtaataatagaACCTCTCCTAAGGTTGTAGATTTAGGTGACTTGTATCTATAAAGAGcataggacagtgcctggcacacagtagggttTCTAGTGTCAGTCGCTACCATCCTCATCGTTATGGGTAACTCTTTGCTTCCCTGCACCCTGCACGTGGCAGAGAGCAAATGTTAATTGACTGGATGATGAGCCAAAACTGTTCTCTCTGGTCCAGGAAGAGCAGCTGTCACTCGGACGCTTCAGAGGCCTGGGTTAAAGAtggtcctttctctctttctctgaactCCCACGTCACTGTTCAGCCCCAGCAGGAGCCCTTTTCTTGTAGGCCTGTAGCCTGAGTTTCCACCAAGAGATTGGGCAGCTCTTGTCATACTTAGCATGGGTGGCGATGGAGAACATCTTAGGACCTTCTCCATGGATTCAAACTGTCGGCCACGCCAGGCCTGGTTCCACAGCTGAGCTTTCCTTCCAGCCTCTCTttcacagaaatgaaagggagaatGAAGGAGGTAGGCCCGATTTGTTGTAGCCAAGAGGCGGGAACTTTTCATAATCTAATCATGGCTTCCCAGTCTTCATGAGGGCACACACAGAATATAACATTTGCACAGCATACTACTATGAATATGTGTGGCTGCTTGCTGCCTGAGGGGGTGAGCCTGGAGGTCTGGTCACCCCAGGCTAACCCAGACGCCCCAAGGGCCGGTGGGATCAATATCTCAACACACTAGGTGGGAATTCTGGCCGCAGGAACATTTTATATCATCAGTGTGCTCCTTGGTCTGAACCCCGGGTTCAGACCTTGTCTCTGTTCTTTTCCAGCCAGGGGATGTTGGGTTACTAACAACTCCTGATGCGCTTCCCAAACCTCAGATTCCATATTTGTGAGATGGGGATAGTAAGTTTCTCCTTCAGGATGAACTGAGGTCGTGTAATCAGAGAGGCAGTGAGTGTGGCATAGCCGTCAACGGCACACATTGTGGAGCCAGACTGTCCCCTtcgttagctgtgtgaccttggacagtcAGTTCCTTagtctctctgtgtttcagttccCTCTTTGTAAACTGTCTCACCTGCACCTACCTCATGTACTCACTTATTTACGTAAAATGCTTAGAATGTTACTTGGCGCATAGCGAGGACTACAAAGTGTTAACTATTATTAcgtttgacccttgaacaatgtgggtaTTAGGGGCACTGTCCCCCTGTGCGATTTAAAATCCAcctgtaacttttgactccccaaaaacttaactgcTAATAGCTCACTGTTGTCCAGAAGCCTTGCAGGTAACATACATCGTCAATTAACATACATTTTTGTACATTATGTGTATTACATACTCTGTCCTCACaataaagtaaactagagaaaagcaaatgttcttaagaaaatcataaggaagtgAAAATACGTTTACAGTATTTATCGAAAAAAAGTCTGCGGACCAGTGGACCTGCTCAGTTCAAagctgtgttgttcaagggtcagctgtatagTTATTACTCCTCTAAGTTTCAGTATGTTGCTTGACACACAGGAAACATCCACGTCGTCGTAGCTGTCGGTGTCATTATTTCGAGGCTGTGGGTCGGGTGACAGCACCTCATAAACTGGTCAGGTTAATATCCTGTGAAAATTTGTTAGACACGATTGGTGAAAGACAAGCTTTCAAGCCAAGGTTCCATGGCGCTCTGCAGGGGCGGAGTGGGGGTGTCCTgatctctccccacctccccgcAGGTCAAGGTGCAGCAGGCTGCCATGGAGCTGGAGCTGATGCCGTTTAACGTTCTGCTGAGGACAACCCTGGACTTGCTGCAGGAGAAGGACCCCGCACACATCTTTGCCGAGCCTGTCAACCTGAGTGAGGCAAGTACCCCACCCCCCCTTCCTGAGCACTGAGCTCGTCTTGACCTGGCAACGGTCTGAGGAGGCCAGGAGGGGCATGCGGCTGGGGTGTACAAACCCTGGGGTGTCAGCAGGGCGAACAGACCTGCCCCTGGTGAGGGAGCAGTGGGTCAGGGTGGGCCGGGGCCCTGGGCTCGGATGAGCTCGGCGTGGCCACTGCAGGAAACGGGGAGGCAGCAGTGCCGGTGAAGGGTGCGCCTTTTTGGCTAGTAAATGGTTGTTGTAATTGTACAGGTTTTATATGTTTAGGTTCCAGATTACCTGGAATTCATCTCCAAGCCAATGGATTTTTCCACCATGAGGCGGAAGCTGGAGTCCCACCTGTACTTCACCCTGGAGGCCTTTGAGGAGGACTTTAATCTTATAGTTACCAACTGCATGAAGTATAACGCTAAAGACACGATTTTCCACCGAGCAGCTGTCCGCCTGCGAGACCTGGGAGGGGCCGTCCTGCGGCACGCACGGCGGCAGGCCGACAGCATCGGCTACGACCCCGACAGGGGCACCCACCTGCCGGACTCACCCAAACTGGAGGACTTTTACCGCTTCTCCTGGGAAGACGGTGAGAAGCCTGGacgggtggggaggggaggagacccAGGGACAGAGCCCAGAGCCAGGGATCGGGGCGGGCTTTGGGGCAAAGCTGGGAGGAGGCCCAGGCTGGAATACACCTGCTTGTGGCTACAGTACTTT includes these proteins:
- the BRPF3 gene encoding bromodomain and PHD finger-containing protein 3 isoform X1, whose protein sequence is MRSGAMRKPRRKSRQNAEGRRSPSPYSLKCSPTRETLTYAQAQRIVEVDIDGRLHRISIYDPLKIITEDELTAQDITECNSNKENSEQPQFPGKSKKPSSKGKKKESCSKHASGASFHLPQPSFRVVDSGSQAAAPPLPAAYYRYMEKPPEDLDAEVEYDMDEEDLAWLDMVNEKRRLDGHSLVSADTFELLVDRLEKESYLESRSSGAQQSLIDEDAFCCVCLDDECHNSNVILFCDICNLAVHQECYGVPYIPEGQWLCRCCLQSPSRPVDCILCPNKGGAFKQTSDGHWAHVVCAIWIPEVCFANTVFLEPIEGIDNIPPARWKLTCYICKQKGLGAAIQCHKVNCYTAFHVTCAQRAGLFMKIEPMRETSLNGTIFTVRKTAFCEAHSPPGAATARRKGDSPGSLSEAGEEEALKEGCGEDEEKEEVEEEEEDEGQGGVGGPLKGASKKSKMTLKQKIKKEPEEMGRDTPSTVPLVTVPQIPSYRLNKICSGLSFQRKNQFMQRLHNYWLLKRQARNGVPLIRRLHSHLQSQRNAEQREQDEKTSAVKEELKYWQKLRHDLERARLLIELIRKREKLKREQVKVQQAAMELELMPFNVLLRTTLDLLQEKDPAHIFAEPVNLSEVPDYLEFISKPMDFSTMRRKLESHLYFTLEAFEEDFNLIVTNCMKYNAKDTIFHRAAVRLRDLGGAVLRHARRQADSIGYDPDRGTHLPDSPKLEDFYRFSWEDVDNILIPENRAHLSPEVQLKELLEKLDLVSAMRSSGARTRRVRLLRREINALRQKLAQPPPPPPPSLNKTVSNGELPAGPQGDAAVLEQAPQEEPEDDGDRDDSKLPPPPTLEPTGPAPSLSEQESPPDPPTLKPINDSKPPGRFLKPRKVEEDELLEKSPLQLGSEPLQCLLSDNGVHRLPLVAPDTPAGASLSGVGRRTSVLFKKAKNGVQLPRSPEGALENGDDRGTVGSPASPASIEEEQHSRKRPRSRSCSESEGERSPPQEEETGVTNGFGKHTESGSDSECSLGLGGGLASEACSGLIPPKRSRGKPALSRVPFLEGVNGDSDYSGSGRSLLMPFEDRGDLEPLELVWAKCRGYPSYPALIIDPKMPREGLLHNGVPIPVPPLDVLKLGEQKQAEAGEKLFLVLFFDNKRTWQWLPRDKVLPLGVEDTVDKLKMLEGRKTSIRKSVQVAYDRAMIHLSRVRGPHSFVASSYL
- the BRPF3 gene encoding bromodomain and PHD finger-containing protein 3 isoform X3; translation: MRSGAMRKPRRKSRQNAEGRRSPSPYSLKCSPTRETLTYAQAQRIVEVDIDGRLHRISIYDPLKIITEDELTAQDITECNSNKENSEQPQFPGKSKKPSSKGKKKESCSKHASGASFHLPQPSFRVVDSGSQAAAPPLPAAYYRYMEKPPEDLDAEVEYDMDEEDLAWLDMVNEKRRLDGHSLVSADTFELLVDRLEKESYLESRSSGAQQSLIDEDAFCCVCLDDECHNSNVILFCDICNLAVHQECYGVPYIPEGQWLCRCCLQSPSRPVDCILCPNKGGAFKQTSDGHWAHVVCAIWIPEVCFANTVFLEPIEGIDNIPPARWKLTCYICKQKGLGAAIQCHKVNCYTAFHVTCAQRAGLFMKIEPMRETSLNGTIFTVRKTAFCEAHSPPGAATARRKGDSPGSLSEAGEEEALKEGCGEDEEKEEVEEEEEDEGQGGVGGPLKGASKKSKMTLKQKIKKEPEEMGRDTPSTVPLVTVPQIPSYRLNKICSGLSFQRKNQFMQRLHNYWLLKRQARNGVPLIRRLHSHLQSQRNAEQREQDEKTSAVKEELKYWQKLRHDLERARLLIELIRKREKLKREQVKVQQAAMELELMPFNVLLRTTLDLLQEKDPAHIFAEPVNLSEVPDYLEFISKPMDFSTMRRKLESHLYFTLEAFEEDFNLIVTNCMKYNAKDTIFHRAAVRLRDLGGAVLRHARRQADSIGYDPDRGTHLPDSPKLEDFYRFSWEDVDNILIPENRAHLSPEVQLKELLEKLDLVSAMRSSGARTRRVRLLRREINALRQKLAQPPPPPPPSLNKTVSNGELPAGPQGDAAVLEQAPQEEPEDDGDRDDSKLPPPPTLEPTGPAPSLSEQESPPDPPTLKPINDSKPPGRFLKPRKVEEDELLEKSPLQLGSEPLQCLLSDNGVHRLPLVAPDTPAGASLSGVGRRTSVLFKKAKNGVQLPRSPEGALENGDDRGTVGSPASPASIEEEQHSRKRPRSRSCSESEGERSPPQEEETGVTNGFGKHTESGSDSECSLGLGGGLASEACSGLIPPKRSRGKPALSRVPFLEGVNGDSDYSGSDHRPQDASGGPAAQWRPHPCAAAGCAEAGRAETGRGWREALPCPLF
- the BRPF3 gene encoding bromodomain and PHD finger-containing protein 3 isoform X2, which encodes MRKPRRKSRQNAEGRRSPSPYSLKCSPTRETLTYAQAQRIVEVDIDGRLHRISIYDPLKIITEDELTAQDITECNSNKENSEQPQFPGKSKKPSSKGKKKESCSKHASGASFHLPQPSFRVVDSGSQAAAPPLPAAYYRYMEKPPEDLDAEVEYDMDEEDLAWLDMVNEKRRLDGHSLVSADTFELLVDRLEKESYLESRSSGAQQSLIDEDAFCCVCLDDECHNSNVILFCDICNLAVHQECYGVPYIPEGQWLCRCCLQSPSRPVDCILCPNKGGAFKQTSDGHWAHVVCAIWIPEVCFANTVFLEPIEGIDNIPPARWKLTCYICKQKGLGAAIQCHKVNCYTAFHVTCAQRAGLFMKIEPMRETSLNGTIFTVRKTAFCEAHSPPGAATARRKGDSPGSLSEAGEEEALKEGCGEDEEKEEVEEEEEDEGQGGVGGPLKGASKKSKMTLKQKIKKEPEEMGRDTPSTVPLVTVPQIPSYRLNKICSGLSFQRKNQFMQRLHNYWLLKRQARNGVPLIRRLHSHLQSQRNAEQREQDEKTSAVKEELKYWQKLRHDLERARLLIELIRKREKLKREQVKVQQAAMELELMPFNVLLRTTLDLLQEKDPAHIFAEPVNLSEVPDYLEFISKPMDFSTMRRKLESHLYFTLEAFEEDFNLIVTNCMKYNAKDTIFHRAAVRLRDLGGAVLRHARRQADSIGYDPDRGTHLPDSPKLEDFYRFSWEDVDNILIPENRAHLSPEVQLKELLEKLDLVSAMRSSGARTRRVRLLRREINALRQKLAQPPPPPPPSLNKTVSNGELPAGPQGDAAVLEQAPQEEPEDDGDRDDSKLPPPPTLEPTGPAPSLSEQESPPDPPTLKPINDSKPPGRFLKPRKVEEDELLEKSPLQLGSEPLQCLLSDNGVHRLPLVAPDTPAGASLSGVGRRTSVLFKKAKNGVQLPRSPEGALENGDDRGTVGSPASPASIEEEQHSRKRPRSRSCSESEGERSPPQEEETGVTNGFGKHTESGSDSECSLGLGGGLASEACSGLIPPKRSRGKPALSRVPFLEGVNGDSDYSGSGRSLLMPFEDRGDLEPLELVWAKCRGYPSYPALIIDPKMPREGLLHNGVPIPVPPLDVLKLGEQKQAEAGEKLFLVLFFDNKRTWQWLPRDKVLPLGVEDTVDKLKMLEGRKTSIRKSVQVAYDRAMIHLSRVRGPHSFVASSYL